One Candidatus Binatia bacterium genomic window carries:
- a CDS encoding aminotransferase class I/II-fold pyridoxal phosphate-dependent enzyme — protein MSAGKLAAEAAPAEAARPVPLLDLARAHAPIAAELARDFERVLASGQFILGAEHDAFERELASALGARHAIGVSSGTSAISIGLAALGVGPGDEVIVPAFTYFATASAVVQ, from the coding sequence ATGAGCGCCGGTAAGCTCGCGGCCGAGGCGGCGCCCGCGGAAGCGGCGCGCCCGGTGCCGCTGCTCGATCTCGCGCGCGCGCATGCGCCGATCGCCGCGGAGCTGGCCCGCGACTTCGAGCGGGTGCTCGCGTCGGGACAGTTCATCCTGGGCGCCGAGCACGACGCCTTCGAACGGGAGCTGGCCTCCGCCCTCGGAGCGCGGCACGCGATCGGCGTCTCCTCGGGCACCTCGGCGATCTCGATCGGGCTCGCGGCCCTCGGCGTGGGTCCCGGTGACGAGGTGATCGTGCCCGCGTTCACCTATTTCGCCACCGCGAGCGCGGTGGTCCAG